A section of the Methanoculleus horonobensis genome encodes:
- a CDS encoding radical SAM/SPASM domain-containing protein: MDAGGRDLDRIATRGCLHPATDEAVRYFEEERVYSLQIESTLACPQECRYCYAPADAARVRDLPAGDIATALSSAAEMDVKAIDWLGGDPLVRRDWYYLAQHARDLGFVNNIWSSGIPLADPKVAEQAVAVAEGGFISVHLDTLDPGIYARLHDGDAGEKIRAIRRGVENLVAFGKPAGELVNCITFTRPLAGDDLAKTMRYFCEEVGTAICLTQICTVGRACRHPEWVPEPGQIRDACRARDAICYPGSPCSFETMDVNKFYCGSMVCLTVDGDVTPCSVIRKGFGKIRDQPLSRIVEEHRSELLFSGMRQPGPNASSCTRCEQNTVCWGCRATAYYETGDLLGPDPNCWRAAQGR; encoded by the coding sequence ATGGATGCGGGAGGACGAGATCTCGATAGGATCGCCACCCGGGGCTGCCTCCATCCTGCAACGGATGAGGCGGTGCGATACTTCGAAGAGGAGCGGGTCTACTCGCTGCAGATCGAGTCGACCCTCGCCTGCCCGCAGGAATGCCGCTACTGCTACGCTCCGGCCGATGCCGCCCGGGTCAGGGATCTCCCCGCCGGGGATATCGCCACTGCTCTCTCTTCGGCGGCAGAGATGGACGTGAAAGCCATCGACTGGCTGGGGGGCGACCCGCTGGTCCGTAGGGACTGGTACTACCTCGCACAGCATGCCCGCGATCTTGGTTTTGTCAACAATATCTGGTCGAGCGGCATCCCGCTCGCCGACCCGAAGGTCGCGGAGCAGGCTGTCGCCGTGGCCGAAGGGGGTTTCATCTCCGTGCACCTGGACACCCTCGATCCGGGTATCTATGCCCGGCTCCACGATGGGGATGCCGGGGAGAAGATCCGGGCCATCCGCCGCGGCGTCGAGAACCTTGTCGCCTTCGGCAAACCCGCGGGCGAACTGGTCAACTGCATCACGTTCACGCGGCCGCTCGCGGGGGACGACCTTGCGAAGACGATGCGCTACTTCTGCGAGGAGGTCGGGACGGCGATCTGCCTGACGCAGATCTGCACGGTCGGCAGGGCATGCCGCCATCCGGAGTGGGTGCCGGAACCCGGGCAGATCCGGGACGCCTGCCGGGCACGGGATGCCATCTGCTACCCAGGTTCTCCCTGCTCGTTCGAGACGATGGACGTCAACAAGTTCTACTGCGGCAGCATGGTCTGCCTGACGGTGGACGGCGACGTCACGCCCTGTTCGGTCATCAGGAAGGGGTTCGGGAAGATCAGGGATCAGCCGCTCTCCCGGATCGTCGAAGAGCATCGGAGCGAGCTGCTCTTTTCGGGTATGCGGCAGCCGGGGCCGAACGCATCCTCCTGCACCCGGTGCGAGCAGAACACCGTCTGCTGGGGATGCCGGGCAACGGCATACTACGAGACCGGAGACCTCCTGGGCCCCGACCCGAACTGCTGGCGGGCGGCACAGGGAAGGTGA
- a CDS encoding methyltransferase domain-containing protein — protein MPDITIDDVTAAYEGAVGVIWEMLMGEEIHVGGERETDVLAELAGVSAGTRVLDVLSGLGGPARHLAHTYGATVTGLDATGRMVNEAVLRTANVGLHDRVTFRLGNALDMPFKSGLFDVVWGQDSWCYVTDKDRLIRECRRVAVPGGTIAFTDWIEAGTMSAEERHSLNAFMLFPYMETRDGYQRLLRRHGFALKEYDDLSEDFASQMHRYRDALAGGLKGRIVEYFGAETFRDMERGIGLWVDAADEGKVGRGRFVGRKV, from the coding sequence ATGCCTGATATCACTATCGACGACGTCACGGCTGCCTACGAAGGAGCGGTCGGCGTCATCTGGGAGATGCTGATGGGGGAGGAGATCCACGTCGGCGGCGAACGGGAGACGGATGTCCTCGCGGAGTTAGCAGGCGTGAGCGCAGGTACCCGGGTACTGGACGTCCTCTCCGGTCTCGGAGGGCCGGCACGCCACCTGGCACACACCTACGGCGCGACGGTGACGGGGCTCGATGCGACCGGGCGGATGGTGAACGAGGCGGTCTTACGCACGGCAAACGTTGGCCTTCACGATCGCGTCACCTTCCGGCTCGGTAACGCTCTCGATATGCCTTTCAAGTCGGGGCTCTTCGACGTCGTCTGGGGGCAGGATTCCTGGTGTTACGTCACCGATAAGGACCGGCTGATACGCGAATGCCGCCGCGTGGCGGTGCCCGGCGGCACGATCGCCTTCACCGACTGGATAGAAGCCGGGACCATGAGTGCGGAAGAACGGCACAGCCTCAACGCTTTCATGCTCTTCCCGTACATGGAGACCCGGGACGGTTACCAGAGACTGCTCCGGCGGCACGGGTTTGCCCTGAAAGAATACGACGATCTCAGCGAGGATTTTGCGTCGCAGATGCACCGTTACCGGGACGCCCTCGCCGGCGGCCTGAAAGGCCGGATCGTCGAATACTTCGGGGCAGAGACGTTTCGGGATATGGAACGCGGCATCGGCCTCTGGGTGGATGCCGCCGACGAGGGGAAGGTAGGAAGGGGCCGGTTCGTGGGCAGAAAGGTATGA
- a CDS encoding TIGR04282 family arsenosugar biosynthesis glycosyltransferase, whose amino-acid sequence MMRAAAVMARMPVPGEVKRRLVPPLTPSEAARLYAGFLQDTIERLAGLEGVHPFVAYTPPAADGFFSGAAPRGFSTLPQAGEDLGERLRNVTATLFSRGATAVVLCDSDSPTLPGRYIEEAFLRLNETDLVIGPCDDGGYYLIGMRRHLPCLFDGIPWSTAHVTQRTVEAAERQDLSVSLLKPWYDVDTAADLDRLCREMATPPKGSHRARHTRRALAGIGLLPERRTR is encoded by the coding sequence ATGATGCGGGCGGCTGCCGTCATGGCCCGGATGCCGGTTCCGGGAGAGGTGAAAAGAAGGCTCGTCCCGCCGCTCACGCCCAGCGAGGCAGCCCGGTTGTATGCAGGGTTCCTGCAGGACACCATTGAGCGGCTCGCCGGCCTCGAGGGGGTCCATCCATTCGTGGCCTACACGCCTCCTGCTGCAGACGGCTTCTTCTCCGGGGCTGCCCCCCGCGGGTTCTCCACCCTCCCCCAGGCCGGCGAAGACCTGGGAGAACGCCTTAGAAACGTTACAGCCACGCTCTTCTCACGGGGGGCAACGGCGGTCGTGCTCTGCGACAGCGACAGCCCCACCCTTCCCGGCCGGTACATCGAGGAGGCATTTCTCAGGCTCAATGAGACCGATCTCGTCATCGGACCGTGCGACGACGGAGGCTACTACCTGATAGGGATGCGGAGGCACCTCCCCTGCCTCTTTGACGGCATCCCCTGGAGCACGGCTCATGTGACGCAGCGGACGGTCGAAGCCGCCGAACGCCAGGATCTCTCTGTCTCCCTGCTCAAGCCCTGGTACGACGTCGACACGGCGGCCGACCTGGATCGCCTCTGCCGCGAGATGGCGACGCCACCGAAAGGCTCGCATCGTGCGCGCCATACCCGCCGGGCGCTTGCCGGGATCGGGCTGCTGCCGGAACGCCGCACCCGATAG
- the albA gene encoding DNA-binding protein Alba has translation MIKDNTVFVGNKPVMNYVLAVVTQFNNGAEEVAIKARGKAISRAVDTAEIALNRFLANVDKKEIFTSTEMIDTDTGKTNVSSIEIVLTHAK, from the coding sequence ATGATAAAGGACAACACAGTATTCGTGGGAAACAAACCGGTCATGAACTATGTTCTTGCGGTGGTCACCCAGTTCAATAACGGAGCGGAGGAAGTCGCGATTAAGGCCCGGGGGAAGGCAATTTCACGTGCGGTCGATACGGCGGAGATCGCGCTCAACCGGTTCCTTGCAAACGTGGACAAGAAAGAGATCTTCACGTCGACCGAGATGATCGACACCGATACCGGCAAAACGAACGTATCAAGCATCGAGATCGTTCTCACTCATGCGAAGTGA
- the asd gene encoding aspartate-semialdehyde dehydrogenase, producing the protein MINVGVLGATGAVGQRFVQLLADHPWFHLQTLTASERSAGKPYGKVVNWRLDAPYPDNVSDIVVTPTTVESLKDCDLVFSALPPEVAASLETEIADAGIGVCSNARSHRMDADVPLVIPEVNPDHLGLIDVQRDRGREGFIVTNPNCSTIVLTLALAPLRSFEFHDVRAATMQAISGGGFAGVSAMDIYDNVVPYIGSEEEKMESETLKIMGSFDGSEVTPAPFSVSASCHRVPVIDGHTIAVWIDVKEPVAEVKKAYANFKSPFSNLPLQPEKAVEILDQSDRPQPRLDRNRGRGMTVSVGRIREGLRFVALGHNTIRGAAGASVLNAELICSRKYL; encoded by the coding sequence ATGATAAATGTAGGAGTGCTTGGTGCCACAGGAGCGGTGGGACAGCGCTTTGTTCAGTTGCTGGCGGATCATCCCTGGTTTCATCTCCAGACGCTGACCGCATCTGAGCGGAGTGCGGGAAAACCGTACGGCAAGGTGGTCAACTGGCGCCTCGATGCGCCGTACCCGGACAACGTCAGTGATATCGTCGTCACTCCCACAACCGTCGAGAGTCTGAAGGACTGCGACCTCGTCTTCTCGGCGCTGCCTCCCGAGGTGGCGGCGTCCCTTGAGACGGAGATCGCCGATGCAGGCATCGGCGTCTGCAGCAACGCCCGCTCGCACCGTATGGATGCGGACGTTCCGCTGGTGATCCCGGAGGTCAACCCGGATCACCTCGGCCTGATCGACGTCCAGCGGGATCGCGGACGTGAGGGGTTCATCGTGACGAACCCGAACTGCTCGACGATCGTCCTTACACTGGCCCTTGCACCCCTCCGGTCGTTCGAGTTCCATGACGTGCGTGCGGCGACCATGCAGGCTATCTCGGGAGGCGGGTTTGCCGGCGTCTCCGCCATGGATATTTACGACAATGTCGTCCCCTATATCGGCTCCGAAGAGGAGAAGATGGAGAGCGAGACACTGAAGATCATGGGGTCGTTCGACGGTTCCGAGGTAACCCCGGCTCCGTTCAGCGTGAGCGCAAGCTGCCACCGGGTTCCCGTCATCGACGGACACACCATTGCGGTCTGGATCGACGTGAAGGAGCCGGTTGCCGAGGTGAAAAAAGCTTACGCAAACTTTAAGTCCCCTTTCAGCAATCTACCCTTACAGCCGGAGAAGGCCGTTGAGATCCTCGACCAGTCCGACCGTCCGCAGCCGCGGCTCGACCGTAACCGCGGACGGGGCATGACGGTCTCCGTCGGGAGAATCCGTGAAGGGTTACGGTTCGTTGCCCTCGGCCACAACACCATTCGTGGGGCCGCAGGCGCATCCGTTCTCAACGCAGAACTGATATGTTCGAGGAAGTACCTTTAG
- a CDS encoding 4Fe-4S binding protein yields MAAVVDIEKCTGCETCVDVCPASAITMEDGKAKVDVDLCVDCETCVDECPSEAISME; encoded by the coding sequence TTGGCAGCAGTTGTTGATATTGAGAAGTGTACCGGCTGTGAAACCTGTGTGGACGTCTGCCCGGCTTCAGCCATCACCATGGAAGACGGCAAGGCAAAAGTAGACGTCGATCTCTGTGTTGATTGCGAAACCTGCGTCGACGAGTGCCCGTCGGAAGCAATCTCCATGGAATAA
- the dapB gene encoding 4-hydroxy-tetrahydrodipicolinate reductase, producing the protein MVKVVVSGALGRMGTNIGRIVDEAPDMELVGGIDVREGMLFKTEVVPAAKIDAFLKEKKPDVLIDFTVAAAAVENIKAASRNGVALIVGTTGFSPEQRATIASAVEGTVPAVISSNFSVGVNIFWKLVREAARELGDYDIEVTEAHHRYKKDAPSGTAKTILEILDQELGGREKVYGRVGETERKGEIGVHVVRGGDIVGDHSVLFAGNFECIEVSHRAYDRAVFAQGAVRAARWVVGREPRIYGMQDVLGL; encoded by the coding sequence ATGGTTAAGGTAGTCGTGTCCGGTGCCCTGGGGCGTATGGGCACCAACATCGGCCGGATCGTCGACGAAGCCCCCGATATGGAACTCGTGGGAGGCATCGACGTGCGGGAAGGGATGCTTTTTAAGACCGAGGTCGTCCCGGCGGCGAAGATCGATGCGTTCCTGAAGGAGAAGAAGCCCGACGTCCTGATCGACTTCACCGTCGCGGCCGCTGCGGTCGAGAACATCAAAGCAGCCTCCCGGAACGGCGTGGCGCTCATCGTCGGGACGACGGGGTTCTCCCCCGAGCAGCGGGCGACGATCGCGAGTGCCGTCGAAGGAACCGTCCCGGCGGTGATATCGAGCAACTTCTCCGTCGGCGTCAACATCTTCTGGAAACTCGTGCGGGAAGCGGCACGCGAGCTCGGCGACTACGACATCGAGGTCACCGAAGCCCATCACCGCTACAAGAAGGACGCCCCGAGCGGAACGGCAAAGACCATCCTCGAGATCCTCGACCAGGAACTCGGTGGCCGCGAGAAGGTCTACGGCCGCGTCGGCGAGACCGAGCGGAAAGGAGAGATCGGCGTTCATGTCGTCCGCGGCGGCGATATCGTCGGGGATCACTCCGTCCTCTTTGCCGGGAACTTCGAGTGCATCGAGGTCTCCCACCGGGCATACGACCGGGCGGTCTTCGCCCAGGGCGCCGTCCGGGCCGCACGCTGGGTCGTCGGCAGGGAGCCGCGCATCTACGGGATGCAGGATGTCCTCGGGCTGTGA
- the dapA gene encoding 4-hydroxy-tetrahydrodipicolinate synthase: MFEGILPAIITPFYRDSRTSPDIEGLQSNIESLLQRGVHGIVPCGSTGESATLTFEEHEQVIGKAVEVVNGRVPVLAGTGSNNTEEAVRLTRSAKDAGADGALVISPYYNKPNRSGLIKHFTKLADLDIPIVLYNVPGRTGQNLQPDLVAELARHPNIVGIKEASGDITQISRIIEETRDEEFSVISGDDAMTLPVLAIGGAGVISVAANVDPGRMVGMYEAFRAGDLARARVLHYELAALMRAMFIDTNPIPVKKAVELLGMAAGPVRLPLDELDEAKTEQLRKVLVNHG; this comes from the coding sequence ATGTTTGAGGGAATCCTTCCGGCAATCATTACCCCTTTTTACCGGGACTCGCGAACGAGTCCCGATATTGAAGGATTACAGTCCAACATAGAATCACTCCTGCAGCGCGGGGTTCACGGCATCGTGCCCTGCGGGTCGACCGGCGAGTCCGCGACGCTCACGTTCGAAGAGCACGAGCAGGTGATCGGCAAGGCCGTCGAGGTCGTCAACGGACGGGTGCCGGTGCTTGCCGGGACGGGATCGAACAACACGGAAGAGGCCGTCCGCCTGACCCGATCGGCGAAGGACGCGGGTGCGGACGGCGCGCTCGTCATCAGCCCGTACTACAACAAGCCAAACCGCTCCGGGCTCATCAAGCACTTCACGAAACTTGCCGACCTCGATATCCCGATCGTCCTCTACAACGTCCCCGGCCGGACGGGGCAGAACCTCCAGCCCGACCTGGTGGCCGAGCTCGCGAGGCACCCGAACATCGTCGGGATCAAGGAGGCAAGCGGCGACATCACCCAGATCTCACGGATCATTGAGGAGACGCGGGACGAGGAGTTCAGCGTGATCTCCGGGGACGACGCAATGACTCTTCCCGTCCTCGCCATCGGGGGTGCGGGCGTGATATCGGTGGCGGCAAACGTCGACCCCGGCCGGATGGTCGGGATGTACGAGGCCTTCCGGGCCGGCGACCTTGCCCGCGCACGGGTTCTGCACTACGAACTTGCAGCGCTCATGCGGGCGATGTTCATCGACACGAACCCCATCCCCGTGAAGAAGGCGGTGGAACTCCTCGGGATGGCCGCGGGACCGGTCAGGCTGCCGCTCGACGAACTCGACGAAGCAAAGACGGAACAACTGAGAAAGGTGCTGGTAAACCATGGTTAA
- a CDS encoding 30S ribosomal protein S17e, with the protein MGIKPSYIKNLGEELIVKHRDRFSGDFEENKHAVAEVAVIDSKTVRNRVAGYISRKINTKRR; encoded by the coding sequence ATGGGAATAAAACCGTCATATATCAAGAACCTCGGCGAAGAACTGATCGTCAAGCACCGCGACAGATTCAGTGGAGACTTTGAAGAGAATAAGCACGCGGTCGCCGAGGTTGCCGTGATCGACAGCAAAACCGTCCGGAACCGGGTAGCCGGGTACATCTCAAGAAAGATAAATACAAAGAGACGTTAA
- a CDS encoding thiamine-phosphate synthase family protein, whose amino-acid sequence MMQERGKVIDRVEEAVALLVERMDARLIPEVGMNIVYALPDARSKEDVAGVLGRIVRLGEAVHPVGEIAFGASDHVARIVITAMRFDPRIRSAANIRFSEAILPELDNLLFEVCSFDREKEPPGVQTMDWGVASCCRESVPDVIYDRGAVGKEPMIRVLGEDPVAVAQNILKLSNRIIYAQL is encoded by the coding sequence ATGATGCAAGAGCGCGGCAAGGTTATCGATCGCGTGGAAGAGGCCGTAGCGCTGCTCGTCGAGCGGATGGACGCCCGGCTCATCCCGGAGGTCGGGATGAACATCGTCTACGCCCTGCCCGATGCGCGGAGCAAAGAGGACGTGGCGGGAGTCCTCGGCCGGATCGTCAGGCTCGGCGAGGCGGTGCACCCCGTCGGGGAGATCGCGTTCGGGGCAAGCGACCACGTGGCCCGGATCGTCATCACGGCCATGCGTTTCGACCCGCGCATCCGGAGCGCCGCAAACATCCGCTTCTCGGAAGCAATCCTCCCTGAGCTCGATAACCTCCTCTTCGAAGTCTGCTCGTTCGACCGGGAGAAAGAACCGCCGGGCGTACAGACAATGGACTGGGGCGTCGCCTCCTGCTGCAGGGAGAGCGTTCCCGACGTCATCTACGATCGGGGGGCCGTGGGGAAAGAGCCGATGATCCGGGTTCTCGGGGAAGATCCGGTCGCGGTCGCACAAAATATTCTTAAACTGTCGAATCGCATAATCTATGCACAATTGTAA
- a CDS encoding HD domain-containing protein, translating to MHSHATAAVMRKAAEHLGEDAATWEVIGLLHDIDYDIVGGDKERHGVEGYRILIENGVSEEIADIVRRHNHMLFGDYVRPVEVVLQAADSASGLIIACALVKGGAIDEVTPRTVKKKFKEKSFAAGCERKRIRMIEPLMDLETFYRIAIEGLTEGRGDLDLG from the coding sequence ATGCACAGCCATGCCACGGCCGCCGTCATGAGGAAGGCCGCGGAGCATCTCGGCGAGGATGCCGCGACGTGGGAGGTGATCGGCCTTCTGCACGACATCGACTACGACATCGTCGGCGGAGATAAGGAGCGGCACGGTGTCGAGGGTTACCGGATTCTGATCGAGAACGGTGTATCCGAAGAGATCGCGGATATCGTCAGGCGCCACAACCACATGCTCTTTGGGGATTACGTCCGGCCGGTCGAGGTTGTGCTCCAGGCGGCGGACAGCGCGTCAGGCCTGATCATCGCCTGCGCCCTGGTGAAGGGCGGTGCGATCGACGAGGTCACCCCCCGGACGGTGAAGAAGAAGTTCAAGGAGAAGTCGTTTGCCGCCGGCTGCGAGCGCAAGAGGATCCGGATGATCGAACCGCTCATGGATCTCGAGACGTTCTACCGCATCGCGATCGAGGGGCTCACGGAAGGCCGCGGCGATCTCGATCTCGGCTGA
- the priL gene encoding DNA primase regulatory subunit PriL, with product MGIVLDRKELIKYPFLKESQELARRHVESLEEFLTSSPGAGALERAKERVVAALTFKKEFGDEDTRNLKPELEIASYALARMLVSCVGDRSLIDRLARYEAERASFFLATEEPEIRRFVAWSVGIDTGAAVMPVTRYVELVPHLRDKRWRLVNRNVRQGGVNLEAGEIDELVRERIRAIIVDQLPLRVPTGICERLSPVTGEIAALQQQQALEQFGEVREEAFPPCINALIQAITAGTNLTHMGRFAITSFLHTIGMNVAQIADVFARAPDFDPDMTMYQVEHISGRGGTEYTPPSCATMRTFGICANRDKDCDRVNHPLSYYRLKKNIKKKRS from the coding sequence ATGGGTATCGTACTCGATCGCAAAGAACTCATCAAATATCCCTTTTTGAAAGAATCGCAGGAGCTGGCCCGCCGGCACGTGGAGTCGCTCGAGGAATTTCTCACAAGCAGCCCCGGCGCAGGGGCGCTCGAGCGGGCAAAGGAACGGGTCGTTGCCGCGCTCACGTTCAAAAAGGAGTTCGGGGACGAAGATACCCGGAACCTCAAGCCCGAGCTCGAGATCGCGAGTTACGCCCTTGCCCGGATGCTCGTCTCCTGCGTCGGCGACCGGTCGCTCATCGATCGCCTTGCCCGCTACGAGGCCGAACGCGCATCCTTCTTCCTCGCGACCGAAGAGCCGGAGATACGGCGGTTCGTTGCCTGGAGCGTCGGCATCGATACCGGGGCGGCCGTGATGCCGGTCACCCGGTACGTCGAACTGGTTCCGCACCTGCGCGACAAGCGCTGGCGGCTCGTCAACAGGAACGTCCGGCAGGGAGGCGTGAACCTTGAGGCGGGCGAGATCGACGAACTCGTCCGGGAACGGATCCGGGCAATCATCGTCGACCAGCTGCCGCTCCGGGTTCCGACGGGGATCTGCGAGCGCCTCAGTCCGGTGACGGGCGAGATTGCCGCGCTGCAACAGCAGCAGGCCCTCGAGCAGTTCGGCGAGGTCAGGGAGGAGGCGTTCCCCCCCTGCATCAATGCGCTCATCCAGGCGATCACCGCGGGGACGAACCTGACGCACATGGGCCGGTTCGCCATCACGTCGTTCCTCCATACCATCGGGATGAACGTCGCGCAGATAGCGGACGTGTTCGCGCGGGCTCCCGACTTCGACCCGGATATGACGATGTATCAGGTGGAGCACATCTCCGGCCGGGGCGGCACCGAGTATACCCCGCCGTCGTGCGCCACCATGCGCACGTTCGGGATCTGTGCCAACCGGGACAAGGACTGCGACCGGGTCAACCATCCGCTGAGTTACTACCGGCTCAAGAAAAATATAAAGAAAAAGCGGAGTTAA
- a CDS encoding DNA polymerase sliding clamp — protein sequence MLKATIDAEIFRESIDAIAALVTECRLHTAEDQIRTRSVDTANVAMVSLELQSTAFNSFSATAGELGLDIAKMKNIIGMMGKGDAVTLNLLDEERKLELSFGGYRYSISLLDVNTIRKDPNPPGIDLPGKAVVPGDALNNAIKAAAVISDKIALGIDPDAMTFYMEAEGDTDQIKLALGEDELVALNPVRARSLFSIDYLKDMGRVMARAEKVEVYLGIDHPVRFVFDIAGGNGRVEYLLAPRIEAD from the coding sequence ATGTTAAAGGCAACGATTGACGCAGAAATATTTCGGGAATCCATCGATGCGATCGCCGCACTGGTGACGGAGTGCCGCCTGCACACGGCCGAGGATCAGATCAGGACACGCTCCGTCGATACCGCAAACGTGGCCATGGTCTCCCTGGAGCTCCAGAGCACGGCGTTCAACTCTTTCTCGGCGACGGCCGGGGAGCTGGGTCTGGATATCGCAAAGATGAAGAACATCATCGGGATGATGGGGAAGGGCGACGCGGTGACCCTGAACCTGCTCGATGAAGAGCGGAAACTGGAACTGAGTTTCGGCGGCTACCGCTACTCCATCTCGCTCCTTGACGTCAACACCATCCGGAAGGATCCGAACCCGCCGGGAATCGACCTCCCCGGTAAGGCGGTCGTTCCGGGCGACGCGCTGAACAACGCCATCAAAGCCGCTGCCGTCATCTCCGACAAGATCGCGCTCGGGATCGACCCCGATGCCATGACCTTCTACATGGAGGCGGAGGGGGACACCGACCAGATCAAACTCGCGCTCGGCGAGGACGAACTCGTCGCGTTAAACCCGGTGCGGGCCCGCTCTCTCTTCTCGATCGACTACTTGAAGGACATGGGCCGCGTCATGGCGCGCGCGGAGAAGGTGGAGGTCTACCTCGGCATCGATCACCCGGTACGGTTTGTCTTTGACATTGCGGGCGGCAACGGCCGCGTCGAGTACCTCCTTGCTCCTCGGATCGAGGCCGATTGA
- a CDS encoding RlmE family RNA methyltransferase, with amino-acid sequence MGSQWTKDSVYRKAMKAGYRARAAYKLLEIQQRNGIIRPDDNVVDLGAAPGSWLQVLRDLTDGKVIGVDLNPIAPMEGVTTVVGDFTDPLIQERIREEAGGVVNVVVSDASPKLSGQKSYDQARAIGLGEDALAFACTVLKPGGNMVIKSFQGELFGELIAEVRKHFYSVRGYRTKASRRGSAETYIIAKNFKGTCDGAERSL; translated from the coding sequence ATGGGTTCTCAATGGACTAAAGACAGCGTCTATCGAAAGGCGATGAAGGCAGGGTACCGGGCACGTGCCGCCTACAAACTGCTGGAGATCCAGCAGCGAAACGGTATCATCAGGCCCGACGATAACGTCGTCGACCTCGGGGCGGCGCCGGGCAGCTGGCTGCAGGTGCTCCGCGACCTGACCGATGGGAAGGTCATCGGCGTGGATCTCAATCCGATCGCGCCCATGGAAGGCGTCACCACCGTCGTCGGGGACTTCACCGACCCTCTCATCCAGGAGCGTATCCGCGAGGAGGCCGGCGGCGTCGTCAATGTCGTGGTCTCCGACGCATCGCCGAAACTCTCCGGCCAGAAGAGTTACGACCAGGCCCGTGCTATCGGGCTCGGCGAGGACGCACTGGCGTTTGCCTGCACGGTCTTGAAACCCGGCGGCAATATGGTGATAAAGTCGTTCCAGGGCGAGCTCTTCGGTGAACTGATCGCCGAAGTGAGAAAGCATTTCTATTCCGTCCGGGGCTACAGAACGAAGGCGTCGCGGAGAGGGAGCGCCGAGACCTATATTATCGCAAAGAACTTCAAAGGAACATGCGATGGTGCTGAAAGATCCTTATAA
- the moaA gene encoding GTP 3',8-cyclase MoaA produces MVLKDPYNRTVTNLRISLTQRCNLRCIYCHAEGEVSPEEQMSAEDIAELMQVGAQFGIRSIKFTGGEPLLRRDLVDIIRSVPPGVESSLTTNGTLLAEMAADLKEAGLARVNVSLDTLRPDRYREITGKDRLADVLKGIDAAIEAGLTPVKLNMVLLDGINEDELDDFMAFVRSKRDVILQVIELMEFNECKFHGDVDGVEQDLNDRAKRVVTRRMHHRKKYCLDGAEVEVVRPLHNTEFCAFCNRLRVTSDGKLKPCLLRSDNLIDIRGKHGKELEDAFREAVGRRKPFFT; encoded by the coding sequence ATGGTGCTGAAAGATCCTTATAACCGAACCGTAACCAACCTCCGGATCAGCCTCACCCAGCGGTGCAACCTGCGGTGCATCTACTGCCACGCCGAGGGAGAAGTGAGCCCGGAGGAGCAGATGAGCGCCGAGGATATCGCCGAGCTGATGCAGGTGGGCGCGCAGTTCGGGATCAGGAGCATCAAGTTCACCGGCGGGGAGCCGCTGCTCCGCCGCGACCTCGTCGATATCATCCGCTCGGTGCCCCCGGGAGTGGAGTCGTCCCTGACGACGAACGGGACGCTGCTTGCAGAGATGGCCGCGGATCTCAAAGAGGCCGGGCTTGCCCGGGTGAACGTCAGCCTCGACACCCTCCGCCCGGACCGCTACCGCGAGATCACGGGCAAAGACCGCCTCGCGGACGTTCTTAAGGGGATCGACGCGGCGATCGAGGCCGGGCTGACCCCGGTCAAGCTCAACATGGTGCTCCTCGACGGCATCAACGAGGACGAACTGGACGACTTCATGGCGTTCGTCCGGAGCAAGCGCGACGTCATCCTCCAGGTCATCGAGTTGATGGAGTTCAACGAGTGCAAGTTCCACGGGGACGTGGACGGCGTCGAGCAGGACTTAAACGACCGGGCGAAACGGGTCGTCACCCGGCGGATGCACCACCGCAAGAAGTACTGCCTCGACGGCGCCGAGGTCGAGGTGGTGCGCCCGCTCCACAACACGGAGTTCTGCGCATTCTGCAACCGCCTCCGCGTGACCTCGGACGGGAAACTCAAGCCCTGCCTTCTCCGGAGCGACAATCTGATCGATATCCGGGGCAAGCACGGCAAGGAACTCGAAGACGCCTTCCGCGAAGCCGTCGGCAGGCGGAAGCCGTTCTTTACATAA